One window from the genome of Cydia fagiglandana chromosome 21, ilCydFagi1.1, whole genome shotgun sequence encodes:
- the LOC134675217 gene encoding uncharacterized protein LOC134675217 isoform X1, protein MSEKVKQTWIDFVESFLEARLLWDPKDENKNNKGLRADAYDKLLEQYQRIDESASLADMKNKLANMRTTFNRERKKVLESIENGNESVYKPTLWYFDLFNRFVDPNPSTEGMKFDTLKHFKKTMSVARLGRPLRRSERERFRVEEIHNESTKGMEDEESPDTPPAQKKRRIYNLLQKQERFVDTASQMLHHNEKEWEINGKAIGLQLYQLDSTQRAIAQKLISDSLFFGSLGKLTEESFINLNNREASPEMHEEIDYLEEELEDDDDDNNDDE, encoded by the exons ATGAGTGAAAAAGTGAAACAAACGTGGATAGATTTCGTAGAGTCGTTCTTGGAAGCGAGGTTGTTATGGGACCCTAAAGAcgaaaacaaaaacaacaagGGTCTACGCGCCGACGCTTATGATAAGTTACTTGAACAGTATCAGAGAATTGATGAAAGTGCGTCGCTGGCGGATATGAAAAACAAACTTGCAAATATGAGGACTACATTTAACAGAGAAAGAAAAaag GTCCTTGAAAGCATAGAAAACGGGAATGAAAGTGTCTACAAACCAACATTATGGTACTTTGACTTGTTTAATAGATTTGTTGATCCAAATCCAAGCACAGAAGGAATGAAATTTGAtacattaaaacattttaaaaaaacTATGTCAGTTGCAAGACTTGGAAGGCCATTGAGAAGAAGCGAGAGAGAAAGGTTTCGAGTAGAGGAGATACACAATGAATCTACTAAGGGAATG GAAGATGAGGAAAGCCCGGACACACCGCCGGCACAAAAAAAGCGAAGGATATACAATCTACTTCAAAAGCAGGAAAGATTCGTAGACACCGCCAGCCAGATGCTGCACCACAATGAAAAAGAATGGGAAATCAACGGCAAAGCTATCGGGTTACAACTCTACCAACTCGACTCGACACAGCGCGCCATAGCACAGAAACTGATCTCCGACTCCTTATTCTTTGGGAGCTTGGGAAAGCTAACAGAAGaatcatttattaatttaaataatagagAAGCCTCACCAGAGATGCACGAGGAGATTGATTATTTGGAAGAGGAATtagaggatgatgatgatgataataatgatgatgaataa
- the LOC134675169 gene encoding putative aminopeptidase W07G4.4 isoform X1: MRPYKCSDCCSIKYLVSVSRKPFKTGSDNGNSSKMGTEQEVHNIPVSLVGEINSSNHDALVVVTVPGTPPPQALEDFIAAAVQTDKGLEKKPGVLHCARVSGNRLVLSPTGPLTPYDDVRSVYEAALAGVRRAAEAGASRPVVALPAAAAWPRAPLVALLGALEALYVPIQIRETFPSQAHSIKSLGVYGEGVANINNVIRDACALEAARGVSRDIGGADPERMTPRRVAEYLRGAFGPGVRVRVEDDPDKLAKNYPLFEAVNRAANQVPRHRGCVIFLDYEPESYEETVMLVGKGVTYDTGGCDIKAGGVMAGMSRDKCGAAAVAGFLKACELMKPSVRVSAALCMVRNSVGSEAYVADELIRCRRGLAVRVGNTDAEGRMVMADVLDEMRERAESARRPHLYTVATLTGHAVRAVGPAYTIVMDNHAARAKGHAEAFRASGESIGDMVEVSTIRREDLAFHRGLCPGDHVHQANNQPSTQTNRGHQVLRPTLLTDHR; the protein is encoded by the exons ATGCGCCCGTACAAATGTTCAGACTGTTGCAGTATAAAATACTTAGTGTCCGTGAGTAGAAAACCGTTTAAGACTGGATCCGACAACGGCAATAG TTCAAAAATGGGTACGGAGCAGGAGGTCCACAACATCCCAGTTTCCCTCGTGGGGGAGATCAACAGCAGCAACCACGACGCCCTGGTGGTGGTCACCGTGCCCGGGACCCCTCCTCCTCAAGCCTTAGAGGACTTTATAGCGGCGGccgtgcagaccgacaagggaTTGGAAAAG AAACCGGGCGTGCTGCACTGCGCTCGAGTGTCCGGCAACAGACTTGTTCTCTCGCCCACTGGACCCCTCACACCGTACGATGATGTCAG GTCTGTCTACGAGGCCGCTTTAGCTGGGGTGCGGCGCGCGGCAGAAGCCGGTGCGAGCCGGCCCGTGGTGGCCCTGCCGGCGGCCGCCGCCTGGCCCAGGGCTCCACTTGTGGCCTTGCTCGGAGCCCTGGAGGCGCTCTACGTG CCCATCCAAATCCGCGAGACATTCCCGTCTCAAGCGCACTCGATCAAGTCGCTCGGTGTGTACGGCGAGGGTGTTGCCAACATTAACAACGTGATACGCGACGCCTGCGCTTTAGAGGCGGCCAG AGGCGTGTCCCGCGACATCGGCGGCGCGGACCCGGAGCGCATGACGCCGCGGCGCGTCGCCGAGTACCTGCGCGGCGCCTTCGGGCCCGGCGTGCGCGTGCGCGTCGAGGACGACCCCGACAAGCTGGCCAAGAACTACCCGCTGTTCGAGGCCGTCAATAGGGCTGCCAACCAAGTTCCGAGGCATAGAG GTTGTGTAATCTTCTTGGACTACGAACCGGAGAGCTACGAGGAGACCGTGATGTTGGTCGGCAAG GGCGTGACCTACGACACTGGCGGCTGCGACATCAAGGCGGGGGGTGTGATGGCGGGCATGTCGCGCGACAAGTGCGGCGCGGCCGCCGTCGCGGGCTTCCTCAAG GCTTGTGAACTCATGAAACCCAGCGTCCGCGTATCAGCGGCGCTCTGCATGGTGCGCAACTCGGTGGGCTCGGAGGCCTACGTGGCGGACGAGCTGATCCGGTGCCGGCGCGGCCTCGCCGTGCGCGTCGGCAACACCGACGCCGAGGGGCGGATGGTCATGGCGGACGTGCTCGATGAG ATGCGCGAACGCGCAGAgtcagcgcggcggccgcacttGTACACGGTGGCCACACTGACGGGCCACGCCGTGCGCGCCGTCGGGCCCGCCTACACCATCGTCATGGACAACCACGCCGCCAG AGCTAAAGGTCACGCGGAAGCGTTCCGGGCGTCAGGCGAGAGCATCGGCGACATGGTGGAG GTGTCCACCATCCGGCGCGAGGACCTGGCCTTCCACCGCGGCCTGTGCCCCGGCGACCACGTGCACCAGGCCAACAACCAGCCCTCCACGCAGACCAACCGCGGCCACCAGGTACTGAGaccaacactcttaactgaccATCGGTGA
- the LOC134675169 gene encoding putative aminopeptidase W07G4.4 isoform X2 — protein MGTEQEVHNIPVSLVGEINSSNHDALVVVTVPGTPPPQALEDFIAAAVQTDKGLEKKPGVLHCARVSGNRLVLSPTGPLTPYDDVRSVYEAALAGVRRAAEAGASRPVVALPAAAAWPRAPLVALLGALEALYVPIQIRETFPSQAHSIKSLGVYGEGVANINNVIRDACALEAARGVSRDIGGADPERMTPRRVAEYLRGAFGPGVRVRVEDDPDKLAKNYPLFEAVNRAANQVPRHRGCVIFLDYEPESYEETVMLVGKGVTYDTGGCDIKAGGVMAGMSRDKCGAAAVAGFLKACELMKPSVRVSAALCMVRNSVGSEAYVADELIRCRRGLAVRVGNTDAEGRMVMADVLDEMRERAESARRPHLYTVATLTGHAVRAVGPAYTIVMDNHAARAKGHAEAFRASGESIGDMVEVSTIRREDLAFHRGLCPGDHVHQANNQPSTQTNRGHQVLRPTLLTDHR, from the exons ATGGGTACGGAGCAGGAGGTCCACAACATCCCAGTTTCCCTCGTGGGGGAGATCAACAGCAGCAACCACGACGCCCTGGTGGTGGTCACCGTGCCCGGGACCCCTCCTCCTCAAGCCTTAGAGGACTTTATAGCGGCGGccgtgcagaccgacaagggaTTGGAAAAG AAACCGGGCGTGCTGCACTGCGCTCGAGTGTCCGGCAACAGACTTGTTCTCTCGCCCACTGGACCCCTCACACCGTACGATGATGTCAG GTCTGTCTACGAGGCCGCTTTAGCTGGGGTGCGGCGCGCGGCAGAAGCCGGTGCGAGCCGGCCCGTGGTGGCCCTGCCGGCGGCCGCCGCCTGGCCCAGGGCTCCACTTGTGGCCTTGCTCGGAGCCCTGGAGGCGCTCTACGTG CCCATCCAAATCCGCGAGACATTCCCGTCTCAAGCGCACTCGATCAAGTCGCTCGGTGTGTACGGCGAGGGTGTTGCCAACATTAACAACGTGATACGCGACGCCTGCGCTTTAGAGGCGGCCAG AGGCGTGTCCCGCGACATCGGCGGCGCGGACCCGGAGCGCATGACGCCGCGGCGCGTCGCCGAGTACCTGCGCGGCGCCTTCGGGCCCGGCGTGCGCGTGCGCGTCGAGGACGACCCCGACAAGCTGGCCAAGAACTACCCGCTGTTCGAGGCCGTCAATAGGGCTGCCAACCAAGTTCCGAGGCATAGAG GTTGTGTAATCTTCTTGGACTACGAACCGGAGAGCTACGAGGAGACCGTGATGTTGGTCGGCAAG GGCGTGACCTACGACACTGGCGGCTGCGACATCAAGGCGGGGGGTGTGATGGCGGGCATGTCGCGCGACAAGTGCGGCGCGGCCGCCGTCGCGGGCTTCCTCAAG GCTTGTGAACTCATGAAACCCAGCGTCCGCGTATCAGCGGCGCTCTGCATGGTGCGCAACTCGGTGGGCTCGGAGGCCTACGTGGCGGACGAGCTGATCCGGTGCCGGCGCGGCCTCGCCGTGCGCGTCGGCAACACCGACGCCGAGGGGCGGATGGTCATGGCGGACGTGCTCGATGAG ATGCGCGAACGCGCAGAgtcagcgcggcggccgcacttGTACACGGTGGCCACACTGACGGGCCACGCCGTGCGCGCCGTCGGGCCCGCCTACACCATCGTCATGGACAACCACGCCGCCAG AGCTAAAGGTCACGCGGAAGCGTTCCGGGCGTCAGGCGAGAGCATCGGCGACATGGTGGAG GTGTCCACCATCCGGCGCGAGGACCTGGCCTTCCACCGCGGCCTGTGCCCCGGCGACCACGTGCACCAGGCCAACAACCAGCCCTCCACGCAGACCAACCGCGGCCACCAGGTACTGAGaccaacactcttaactgaccATCGGTGA
- the LOC134675169 gene encoding putative aminopeptidase W07G4.4 isoform X3, whose amino-acid sequence MRPYKCSDCCSIKYLVSVSRKPFKTGSDNGNSSKMGTEQEVHNIPVSLVGEINSSNHDALVVVTVPGTPPPQALEDFIAAAVQTDKGLEKKPGVLHCARVSGNRLVLSPTGPLTPYDDVRSVYEAALAGVRRAAEAGASRPVVALPAAAAWPRAPLVALLGALEALYVPIQIRETFPSQAHSIKSLGVYGEGVANINNVIRDACALEAARGVSRDIGGADPERMTPRRVAEYLRGAFGPGVRVRVEDDPDKLAKNYPLFEAVNRAANQVPRHRGCVIFLDYEPESYEETVMLVGKGVTYDTGGCDIKAGGVMAGMSRDKCGAAAVAGFLKACELMKPSVRVSAALCMVRNSVGSEAYVADELIRCRRGLAVRVGNTDAEGRMVMADVLDEMRERAESARRPHLYTVATLTGHAVRAVGPAYTIVMDNHAARAKGHAEAFRASGESIGDMVEVSTIRREDLAFHRGLCPGDHVHQANNQPSTQTNRGHQGPAGFLLLVSGLEAGAVPYSHVDVAGAAGSLPAPPTAAPLLALAAHYKLLSC is encoded by the exons ATGCGCCCGTACAAATGTTCAGACTGTTGCAGTATAAAATACTTAGTGTCCGTGAGTAGAAAACCGTTTAAGACTGGATCCGACAACGGCAATAG TTCAAAAATGGGTACGGAGCAGGAGGTCCACAACATCCCAGTTTCCCTCGTGGGGGAGATCAACAGCAGCAACCACGACGCCCTGGTGGTGGTCACCGTGCCCGGGACCCCTCCTCCTCAAGCCTTAGAGGACTTTATAGCGGCGGccgtgcagaccgacaagggaTTGGAAAAG AAACCGGGCGTGCTGCACTGCGCTCGAGTGTCCGGCAACAGACTTGTTCTCTCGCCCACTGGACCCCTCACACCGTACGATGATGTCAG GTCTGTCTACGAGGCCGCTTTAGCTGGGGTGCGGCGCGCGGCAGAAGCCGGTGCGAGCCGGCCCGTGGTGGCCCTGCCGGCGGCCGCCGCCTGGCCCAGGGCTCCACTTGTGGCCTTGCTCGGAGCCCTGGAGGCGCTCTACGTG CCCATCCAAATCCGCGAGACATTCCCGTCTCAAGCGCACTCGATCAAGTCGCTCGGTGTGTACGGCGAGGGTGTTGCCAACATTAACAACGTGATACGCGACGCCTGCGCTTTAGAGGCGGCCAG AGGCGTGTCCCGCGACATCGGCGGCGCGGACCCGGAGCGCATGACGCCGCGGCGCGTCGCCGAGTACCTGCGCGGCGCCTTCGGGCCCGGCGTGCGCGTGCGCGTCGAGGACGACCCCGACAAGCTGGCCAAGAACTACCCGCTGTTCGAGGCCGTCAATAGGGCTGCCAACCAAGTTCCGAGGCATAGAG GTTGTGTAATCTTCTTGGACTACGAACCGGAGAGCTACGAGGAGACCGTGATGTTGGTCGGCAAG GGCGTGACCTACGACACTGGCGGCTGCGACATCAAGGCGGGGGGTGTGATGGCGGGCATGTCGCGCGACAAGTGCGGCGCGGCCGCCGTCGCGGGCTTCCTCAAG GCTTGTGAACTCATGAAACCCAGCGTCCGCGTATCAGCGGCGCTCTGCATGGTGCGCAACTCGGTGGGCTCGGAGGCCTACGTGGCGGACGAGCTGATCCGGTGCCGGCGCGGCCTCGCCGTGCGCGTCGGCAACACCGACGCCGAGGGGCGGATGGTCATGGCGGACGTGCTCGATGAG ATGCGCGAACGCGCAGAgtcagcgcggcggccgcacttGTACACGGTGGCCACACTGACGGGCCACGCCGTGCGCGCCGTCGGGCCCGCCTACACCATCGTCATGGACAACCACGCCGCCAG AGCTAAAGGTCACGCGGAAGCGTTCCGGGCGTCAGGCGAGAGCATCGGCGACATGGTGGAGGTGTCGACCATCCGGCGCGAGGACCTGGCCTTCCACCGCGGCCTGTGCCCCGGCGACCACGTGCACCAGGCCAACAACCAGCCCTCCACGCAGACCAACCGCGGCCACCAG GGCCCGGCCGGCTTCCTGCTGCTGGTGTCGGGGCTGGAGGCCGGCGCGGTGCCGTACTCGCACGTGGACGTGGCGGGCGCGGCCGGCTCGCTGCCCGCGCCGCCCACGGCCGCGCCGCTGCTCGCGCTCGCCGCGCACTACAAGCTGCTCAGCTGCTAA